A single window of Blochmannia endosymbiont of Camponotus nipponensis DNA harbors:
- the pmbA gene encoding metalloprotease PmbA translates to MNEIHHMMQQRNFLENIVNQALQLAHAYSNEVAVSVIKTTGIIVSTRYGKLENVEFNDHGALDITILRKKRKGNAFSNDLHERAIIRTVEAAADIASYTSPDPYAGIADKELLAFDAMNLDLFHPINLDTKIGVTLASTAEQTALQYDKRIISTEGGRFNSHFTTRVFGNSHGMLQSYTSSQYSLSCSVVAASNDIMEQNYAYTLSRTFHDLHSPKWVGQECARRVLDHLNPKKIKTMESPVLFSAEVATSLFHHLANAIHGDNVCHKSTFLLNDLNKKIFPSWVSIKERPHILKGLGSAPFDSEGVSTLNRTIIEDGILNGWILNSYSARKIGLKSTGHADGIYNWYISHKDLSFMELIRNMHRGLIVTSIMGQGINITTGDYSRGVSGFWVENGIIQYPVNEIAIAGNLKEMFCNIDSIGCDIETRGHIHCGSVLISSMQIAGT, encoded by the coding sequence ATGAATGAAATACATCACATGATGCAGCAACGTAATTTTTTAGAAAATATAGTAAATCAAGCATTACAACTAGCGCATGCATATTCGAATGAAGTAGCAGTTTCAGTAATTAAAACTACAGGAATTATCGTCAGCACTCGTTACGGGAAACTTGAGAATGTAGAATTTAATGATCATGGTGCCTTAGATATAACTATATTGCGTAAAAAAAGAAAAGGTAATGCTTTTTCGAACGATTTACATGAGAGAGCTATAATTCGTACTGTTGAGGCTGCAGCAGATATAGCGTCTTATACCTCTCCAGATCCATATGCCGGTATTGCCGATAAAGAGTTATTAGCATTCGATGCTATGAATCTTGACTTATTTCACCCTATTAATTTAGATACTAAAATAGGGGTAACGTTGGCATCTACAGCAGAACAAACGGCATTACAATATGATAAACGTATAATTTCTACTGAAGGGGGTAGATTTAACAGTCATTTTACTACTAGAGTATTTGGGAATAGTCACGGTATGCTACAAAGCTATACTAGTAGTCAGTATTCTTTATCTTGTAGCGTGGTTGCCGCAAGCAATGATATTATGGAACAAAATTATGCATATACATTAAGTCGTACATTTCATGATTTACATTCGCCGAAGTGGGTTGGTCAAGAATGTGCTCGACGGGTATTAGATCATTTAAATCCAAAGAAAATAAAAACAATGGAATCTCCAGTATTGTTTTCAGCTGAAGTAGCCACAAGTTTGTTTCACCATTTAGCAAATGCTATTCATGGAGATAATGTGTGCCATAAATCTACGTTTTTACTAAATGATTTGAATAAAAAAATTTTCCCTTCTTGGGTATCGATTAAAGAAAGGCCACATATATTAAAAGGATTAGGCTCAGCTCCATTTGACAGCGAAGGGGTAAGCACTCTAAATCGTACTATTATAGAAGATGGTATATTAAATGGTTGGATTTTAAATAGTTATTCTGCTCGTAAAATAGGGCTTAAAAGTACCGGGCATGCTGATGGTATTTATAATTGGTATATTAGTCATAAAGACTTAAGTTTTATGGAATTAATAAGAAATATGCATCGAGGGCTTATTGTTACTAGTATAATGGGACAGGGAATCAATATTACCACTGGGGATTATTCACGAGGGGTATCTGGTTTTTGGGTGGAAAACGGTATTATCCAATATCCAGTCAATGAAATTGCTATCGCTGGAAATTTAAAAGAAATGTTTTGTAACATTGATTCTATAGGATGTGATATTGAAACACGTGGACATATTCATTGTGGATCTGTTTTAATATCTTCTATGCAGATAGCAGGAACTTAA
- the tldD gene encoding metalloprotease TldD: MNLDFVSEQLLTANKLQRNDLLYLLDMTEKFHIDYADLYFQSCFHETWALEDSIIKSGSYTIDQGAGVRVVTGEQTGFAYTDQLTLDALIHSMTAATSITSERHCNVTVGSISPKYSYFTHQHSCPSVYSYVNPLSSISKEEKIGLLMRIDKIARNADSRVHKVNANLSGVYEQILIAATDGTLVADIRPLVRLSILVQVEQNGKREQGMSGGGGRFGYDFFLDTIIEGEIRADCWAKDAVRMSLVNLEAIAAPAGTMTVVLGSGWPGILLHEAVGHGLEGDFNRRGSSVFSNKIGQVVASELCTIVDDATLKGSRGSLSIDDEGVPGQYNILIKNGILQGYMQDKLNAKLMGSVSTGNGRRESYATLPMPRMTNTYMLAGQSTPEEIIDSVDYGVYAANFNGGQVDITSGKFVFSASEAFLIEKGRITKSIKGATLIGSGIEIMQSISMVGNDLSLDKGIGTCIKNGQSIPVSVGQPTIKLNNITVGGTN, encoded by the coding sequence ATGAACTTAGATTTTGTTAGTGAACAATTACTTACAGCTAATAAACTGCAACGTAATGATCTTTTATATTTATTAGATATGACAGAAAAATTCCACATAGATTATGCAGATCTTTATTTTCAGTCGTGTTTTCATGAAACATGGGCTCTTGAAGATAGTATTATTAAATCTGGGTCTTACACTATAGATCAAGGTGCTGGTGTGCGAGTAGTCACGGGTGAACAAACTGGATTTGCTTACACTGATCAATTAACTCTAGATGCTTTGATACATAGCATGACGGCTGCTACTAGTATTACGAGTGAGCGTCATTGTAATGTTACTGTGGGATCTATTAGTCCTAAATATTCTTATTTCACTCATCAACATTCCTGTCCTTCTGTGTATTCTTACGTGAATCCATTGTCTAGCATATCTAAAGAAGAAAAAATTGGATTATTAATGAGAATAGATAAAATAGCACGTAATGCTGATTCTAGAGTACACAAAGTTAATGCTAATTTGTCAGGTGTTTATGAACAAATCTTGATAGCAGCTACAGATGGTACTTTAGTTGCAGATATTAGGCCGTTAGTACGTTTGTCTATATTAGTTCAAGTAGAACAAAATGGAAAAAGAGAACAAGGAATGAGTGGTGGTGGGGGACGATTTGGATATGATTTTTTCTTAGATACTATCATCGAGGGGGAAATTCGAGCTGATTGTTGGGCTAAAGATGCTGTTAGAATGAGTCTGGTTAATCTTGAGGCTATAGCGGCTCCTGCAGGAACTATGACGGTGGTTTTGGGATCAGGTTGGCCCGGTATTTTGTTACATGAAGCGGTAGGCCATGGTCTAGAAGGAGATTTTAATAGACGAGGTAGTTCGGTATTTTCTAATAAAATTGGACAGGTAGTAGCTTCTGAATTATGTACAATAGTAGATGATGCCACACTAAAAGGATCACGTGGATCGTTATCTATTGATGATGAAGGTGTGCCGGGGCAATATAATATTTTAATTAAAAATGGTATTTTACAAGGATATATGCAAGATAAATTAAATGCTAAATTAATGGGATCTGTTTCAACGGGAAATGGTAGACGTGAATCCTATGCCACTTTACCTATGCCGCGTATGACTAATACTTATATGTTGGCTGGTCAATCGACACCAGAAGAAATTATTGATAGTGTAGATTATGGTGTATATGCTGCAAATTTTAATGGTGGTCAGGTAGATATTACTTCAGGTAAATTTGTTTTTTCTGCATCTGAAGCTTTCTTGATAGAAAAAGGACGTATCACCAAATCTATAAAAGGAGCTACCCTAATAGGATCAGGGATCGAAATAATGCAGAGTATTTCTATGGTGGGCAATGACTTATCTTTAGATAAAGGTATAGGAACCTGCATAAAAAATGGGCAAAGTATACCAGTTAGTGTTGGTCAACCGACAATAAAATTAAATAATATTACCGTTGGAGGTACCAATTAA
- the mreD gene encoding rod shape-determining protein MreD → MFAVILQIVPLCPRTWNVHPFWIMILLVHWITIIPNQVNVGTGFILGLITDIILGSTLGMHSLSLSVLAYLATRNIYFFRYMPLWRQSCIIIFFSFINQCITYLVNFLVTNILCTPEIFLNCLLDGGSWPFLVILMNKIPRN, encoded by the coding sequence GTGTTTGCAGTTATATTACAGATTGTGCCTCTATGCCCAAGAACATGGAATGTTCATCCATTTTGGATTATGATATTATTAGTACATTGGATAACAATAATTCCTAATCAAGTAAATGTCGGTACAGGATTTATCTTAGGATTGATAACGGATATTATATTAGGTTCTACTTTAGGAATGCACTCTTTATCTTTAAGCGTACTTGCTTATTTAGCAACACGAAATATTTATTTTTTTAGATATATGCCGCTGTGGAGACAGTCTTGTATTATCATATTTTTTTCTTTCATTAATCAATGTATTACATATTTAGTGAATTTTTTAGTAACTAATATTTTATGTACACCAGAAATATTTTTGAATTGTTTGTTAGATGGCGGATCATGGCCATTTTTAGTGATTTTAATGAATAAAATTCCTCGAAATTAA
- the mreC gene encoding rod shape-determining protein MreC, translated as MCSVISSKFPYLELRLFLSIIMSIIIIIADGKLNMFLKLRSYIENSICLFYYLCDRPRYILSYVSMMLKGYDKLVLETNTLRQELLLKNSELLLIDQYKHENFKLRELLNSPLCYNRRKMITRILFVNADLYGNKIIINRGKNNDVYVGQPVITDAGIIGQVISTNMISSRVMLICDPEHALSVQIKRNSMRLILMGCGCNADLRAEYPGKLDVSIGDMLVTSGLDGRFPEGYPVATVSNIILDLEEDRTVVQAHPIVKLQCICYAVLIWE; from the coding sequence ATGTGTAGTGTTATAAGCAGTAAATTTCCTTACTTAGAATTACGTTTGTTTTTATCGATAATAATGTCCATTATTATTATTATCGCTGATGGAAAATTGAATATGTTTCTAAAATTAAGAAGTTATATAGAAAATTCTATTTGTTTGTTTTATTATCTATGTGATAGACCTCGTTATATATTAAGTTATGTTTCGATGATGTTAAAAGGATATGATAAATTAGTATTAGAAACTAATACATTACGTCAAGAGTTGTTGTTAAAGAACAGTGAATTATTATTAATAGACCAATATAAGCACGAAAATTTTAAATTACGTGAGTTACTTAATTCCCCTTTGTGTTATAACAGAAGAAAAATGATTACTAGAATTCTTTTTGTTAACGCAGATTTATATGGTAACAAAATTATTATCAATCGAGGAAAAAATAATGATGTTTATGTTGGTCAACCAGTTATTACTGATGCAGGCATAATAGGACAAGTAATTTCAACTAATATGATTAGTAGTCGTGTTATGTTAATTTGCGACCCTGAACATGCTTTATCTGTGCAAATAAAGCGTAACAGTATGCGTCTGATTTTAATGGGTTGCGGGTGTAATGCAGATTTACGTGCAGAATATCCAGGGAAACTAGATGTATCTATTGGCGATATGTTGGTAACATCTGGATTAGATGGCCGTTTTCCAGAAGGATATCCAGTAGCAACAGTATCTAATATAATATTAGACTTAGAAGAAGATCGTACTGTCGTTCAAGCGCATCCAATAGTTAAATTACAGTGTATATGTTATGCAGTTTTAATTTGGGAATAG
- a CDS encoding rod shape-determining protein, whose amino-acid sequence MFKKFRGIFSSDLSIDLGTANTLIYLKGQGIVLNEPSVVAIRQDRGGMPKSVAAVGYAAKQMLGRTPGNIAAIRPMKDGVIADFFITEKMLQHFIKQVHSNSFMKPSPRVLVCVPVGATQVERRAIRESAQGAGAREVFLIEEPMAAAIGAGLPVSEATGSMVVDIGGGTTEVAVISLNGVVYSSSVRIGGDRFDEAIISYVRRHYGSLIGEVTSERIKHTIGSAYLDDELLEIKVRGRNLAEGIPRSFVLNNNEILEALQEPLTGIVSAVMVALEQCPPELASDISEYGMVLTGGGALLRNIDRLLIKETSIPVVIAEDPLTCVARGGGKALDMIDVHGRDLFSEE is encoded by the coding sequence ATGTTTAAAAAATTTCGGGGTATATTTTCTAGTGATCTATCCATTGATCTGGGAACTGCTAATACTCTGATTTATTTGAAGGGACAGGGTATAGTATTAAATGAACCTTCTGTTGTTGCTATTAGACAAGATCGCGGGGGTATGCCCAAAAGTGTAGCTGCTGTTGGATATGCAGCTAAACAGATGCTAGGACGTACTCCGGGAAATATTGCAGCTATTCGTCCTATGAAAGATGGAGTAATAGCTGATTTTTTTATTACTGAGAAAATGTTACAACATTTTATCAAACAAGTACATAGTAACAGTTTCATGAAACCTAGTCCTAGAGTGTTAGTGTGTGTGCCAGTAGGAGCTACACAAGTGGAACGTAGGGCGATACGTGAATCTGCTCAAGGAGCGGGAGCGCGTGAGGTGTTTTTAATAGAAGAACCTATGGCGGCAGCTATTGGAGCAGGTTTACCGGTATCGGAAGCTACTGGTTCAATGGTGGTAGATATTGGAGGAGGTACGACCGAAGTAGCTGTAATTTCACTTAATGGAGTAGTGTACTCATCATCTGTTAGAATTGGAGGAGATCGTTTTGATGAAGCTATTATTAGTTACGTGCGCCGTCATTATGGTTCCTTAATTGGTGAAGTGACTTCAGAAAGAATAAAACATACTATAGGTTCTGCGTATTTAGATGATGAATTACTAGAAATAAAAGTACGTGGACGAAATTTGGCAGAAGGAATACCACGAAGTTTTGTATTAAATAATAACGAAATTTTAGAAGCATTACAAGAGCCTCTAACTGGTATTGTTAGCGCAGTTATGGTTGCACTAGAGCAATGTCCTCCAGAATTAGCATCTGATATTTCTGAATACGGTATGGTATTAACTGGCGGTGGTGCATTATTAAGAAATATCGATCGTTTATTGATAAAGGAAACTAGTATTCCAGTAGTAATAGCAGAAGATCCGCTTACTTGTGTTGCACGAGGTGGTGGTAAGGCTCTTGATATGATTGATGTACATGGTCGAGATTTATTTAGTGAGGAATAA
- the aroQ gene encoding type II 3-dehydroquinate dehydratase translates to MINTFHILLMNGPNLNLLGTREPHIYGYETLSDIVVNLYKTSESLGMKINHFQSNAEHELINCVHKNRKNTDFIIINPAAFTHTSVALRDAFLAVNISFIEVHLSNIYKREKFRYRSYLSDIALGVICGFGAHGYHFALHMAHKYLSKKLTNNK, encoded by the coding sequence ATGATAAATACATTTCATATTTTATTGATGAATGGCCCTAACTTAAATTTATTAGGCACACGTGAACCCCATATATATGGATATGAAACTTTATCTGATATTGTAGTAAACTTATATAAAACATCTGAATCTTTAGGTATGAAAATAAATCATTTTCAATCCAACGCAGAACATGAATTAATTAATTGCGTGCATAAAAATCGCAAAAATACAGATTTTATCATTATTAATCCTGCAGCTTTTACTCATACCAGCGTAGCATTAAGAGATGCATTTTTAGCTGTAAACATTTCTTTCATTGAAGTTCATCTTTCTAACATCTATAAAAGAGAAAAGTTTCGATATCGTTCATATTTATCTGATATTGCCCTTGGTGTTATTTGTGGATTTGGAGCACACGGATACCATTTTGCTTTGCACATGGCACATAAATATTTATCCAAAAAATTAACCAATAACAAATAA
- the accB gene encoding acetyl-CoA carboxylase biotin carboxyl carrier protein: protein MDIRKIKKLITLVEESTISKLEISEGNKIIRIIRSTSQKLSPLTQRVPVTKTSEIPACISNAEITRYDNDKLIDSGHVIRSPMVGIVYLSSSSDSNPFVSIGQIVKVGDTLCIVEAMKVMNQIQSDKSGTIKAILIDNGQPVEFNEPLLIIE from the coding sequence ATGGATATTCGTAAAATAAAAAAATTAATTACATTAGTTGAAGAATCTACTATCTCTAAGCTAGAAATTTCTGAAGGAAACAAAATAATACGTATAATTCGTTCTACATCTCAAAAATTATCTCCTTTAACACAACGTGTACCTGTAACAAAAACGTCGGAAATACCAGCATGTATTTCAAATGCAGAAATAACACGCTATGATAATGATAAATTAATAGATAGTGGACATGTTATACGTTCTCCTATGGTAGGTATTGTTTATCTCAGCTCTAGTTCAGATTCTAATCCATTTGTATCAATAGGGCAAATAGTTAAAGTGGGAGATACTTTATGCATTGTTGAAGCCATGAAAGTTATGAATCAAATTCAATCAGATAAATCAGGTACAATAAAAGCAATTTTAATTGATAACGGTCAACCAGTTGAATTTAACGAACCATTGCTTATCATTGAATAA
- the accC gene encoding acetyl-CoA carboxylase biotin carboxylase subunit: MLEKIVIANRGEIALRILRACKELGIKTVAVYSTIDRALKHVLLADETICIGPPPATHSYLNIPAIISAAEITGSSGIHPGYGFLSEDADFAEQVERSGFVFIGPCSETIRLMGNKISAITIMKESGIMPVPGWNYELNKNINKDFSNFSYQHLHINYPIIIKSAHGGGGRGMCVVRKESDLQDAIQMIRTEAKNMFNNDTIYVEQYLENPRHIEIQVLSDGQGNIIYLTERDCSIQRRHQKIIEETPALGISSEMRQYMGESCVKICYKIGYRGVGTFEFLYENNEFFFIEMNTRIQVEHPITEMITGIDLIREQLKIASGYTLDIKQDAVTSEGHAIECRINAEDSHNFIPSSGHITRFHAPGGLGVRWESHIYSGYSVPPYYDTMIGKLICFGKTRDIAIARMKNALSELIIDGINTNIELQLKIITDEVFQKGREINIHYLKNKLNI; the protein is encoded by the coding sequence ATGTTAGAAAAAATTGTCATTGCAAATCGAGGAGAAATAGCACTACGTATTTTGCGTGCATGTAAAGAATTGGGAATAAAAACAGTAGCCGTATATTCCACCATAGATCGTGCTTTAAAACACGTCCTTTTAGCCGATGAAACTATTTGCATAGGACCTCCGCCTGCGACACATAGTTACTTAAATATTCCAGCTATTATTTCAGCTGCAGAAATTACCGGATCATCAGGAATTCATCCTGGTTATGGATTTTTATCAGAAGATGCTGATTTTGCAGAACAGGTTGAACGCTCTGGTTTTGTTTTTATTGGACCATGTTCAGAAACAATCCGTTTAATGGGAAATAAAATATCTGCTATAACTATTATGAAAGAATCAGGAATAATGCCTGTTCCAGGTTGGAATTATGAACTGAACAAGAATATAAATAAAGACTTTTCTAATTTTTCATATCAACATTTACATATTAATTATCCAATTATCATAAAATCTGCTCATGGAGGAGGAGGAAGAGGCATGTGTGTAGTGAGGAAAGAATCAGATTTACAAGATGCTATACAAATGATACGAACAGAAGCAAAAAACATGTTTAACAATGACACTATTTATGTAGAGCAATATTTAGAAAATCCAAGACATATAGAAATACAAGTTTTATCTGATGGACAAGGAAATATAATTTATTTGACAGAACGTGATTGTTCTATTCAAAGGAGACATCAAAAAATAATAGAAGAAACTCCTGCATTAGGTATCAGTTCTGAAATGCGGCAATATATGGGAGAAAGTTGTGTAAAGATTTGTTATAAAATTGGATATCGTGGAGTAGGCACATTTGAATTTTTATATGAAAACAATGAATTTTTTTTCATCGAAATGAATACTCGTATTCAAGTAGAGCATCCAATTACAGAAATGATTACCGGAATAGATCTAATTAGAGAGCAATTAAAAATTGCTTCTGGATATACATTAGATATTAAACAAGACGCAGTTACATCTGAAGGGCATGCTATAGAATGTCGTATTAATGCTGAAGATTCTCACAATTTTATACCTAGCTCAGGACATATCACTAGGTTTCATGCTCCTGGAGGACTAGGCGTACGTTGGGAATCTCATATTTATTCTGGATATTCAGTGCCGCCTTATTATGATACAATGATAGGAAAATTGATTTGTTTTGGAAAAACACGTGACATAGCCATTGCCCGCATGAAAAATGCGTTATCGGAATTAATTATTGATGGTATCAATACTAATATTGAGTTACAATTAAAAATTATAACCGATGAGGTATTTCAAAAAGGGAGAGAAATTAATATTCACTATTTAAAGAATAAACTGAATATATAA
- a CDS encoding proline--tRNA ligase, which translates to MRTSQYLLATLKEVPKNCKAISHQLMLRAGLIRQVSSGLYTWLPTGLRVLRKIENIIREEMSKINAIEISMPIVQPAKLWKKSGRWIEYGAELLRFSNRNDQEFVLGPTHEEMVSEIICKETMFYKQFPLIVYQINTKYRDEARPRGGIIRAREFIMKDGYSFHVDKKSLTNTYSNMYDIYHTIFNRIGLNFCVVQAEPGSIGGILSHEFQAYSEHGEDNIAVPSIPSKNSNNFKFLHDATKIQPKMAKENMRLIVAPHVQTIEELTNQFNLSIHQVVKTIIVRATHKYINNSYPLLGLVVRADHQISLKKIAMIPQIYTPISYIDPKEFHTITGAQPNLLGPINLPIPLIIDYNVATMNDFIAGSNISGKYFFGVNWNRDLPLVKIADLHEVPHNNLHINEKNILSIHNCIEIGHIFQLGQKYSNLSRNYIQKNNKNKHNLIIEMGCYGIGITRIISVIIEQNHDKNGILWPDIIAPFKLAIIPINMYRSINVRIITEKIYKQLISIIGTDILIDDRKEYPGTMFTDIDLIGIPHVLIISDRNLANQEVEYKYRKTNEIKKIKLEILVQYLTEKIITS; encoded by the coding sequence ATGCGTACCAGTCAATATTTATTAGCTACTCTTAAAGAAGTACCTAAAAATTGCAAGGCGATTAGTCATCAACTAATGTTACGAGCTGGTTTAATTCGCCAAGTATCATCTGGGCTTTACACCTGGTTACCAACAGGACTACGTGTCTTAAGAAAAATAGAAAATATTATTCGAGAAGAAATGAGTAAAATAAATGCGATCGAAATATCTATGCCAATCGTTCAACCAGCAAAATTATGGAAAAAAAGTGGTCGTTGGATAGAATATGGCGCAGAACTATTACGTTTTAGCAATCGTAATGATCAGGAATTTGTATTAGGACCAACTCATGAAGAAATGGTTTCTGAAATCATTTGTAAAGAAACAATGTTTTACAAACAGTTCCCATTAATTGTGTATCAAATTAATACTAAATATCGTGACGAAGCACGTCCTAGAGGCGGAATAATTCGTGCCAGAGAATTTATTATGAAAGATGGATATTCTTTTCATGTAGATAAAAAATCTCTTACAAACACATATAGCAATATGTATGATATATATCATACGATTTTTAATCGTATTGGACTAAATTTTTGTGTTGTTCAAGCTGAACCTGGTAGTATCGGAGGAATATTATCTCATGAATTTCAAGCATATTCTGAACATGGTGAAGATAATATTGCAGTTCCCAGTATACCTAGTAAAAATTCCAATAACTTCAAGTTTTTGCATGATGCTACGAAAATACAACCAAAAATGGCTAAAGAAAACATGCGATTAATAGTAGCTCCACATGTCCAAACCATAGAAGAATTAACCAATCAATTTAATTTATCGATACATCAGGTTGTAAAAACAATAATTGTACGCGCCACACACAAATACATAAATAATTCTTATCCTTTATTAGGTTTAGTAGTACGGGCTGATCATCAAATTAGCTTAAAAAAAATTGCAATGATTCCACAGATATACACCCCTATATCTTACATAGATCCAAAAGAATTCCATACAATTACCGGAGCACAACCCAATCTATTGGGTCCTATTAATTTACCTATACCATTAATTATAGATTATAATGTAGCAACAATGAATGATTTTATTGCCGGATCTAATATAAGTGGCAAATATTTCTTTGGAGTCAACTGGAATCGTGATTTACCACTAGTAAAAATAGCAGATTTACACGAAGTACCGCATAATAATCTACACATTAATGAAAAAAATATCTTATCAATTCATAACTGTATCGAAATAGGACACATATTTCAATTAGGGCAAAAATACTCAAATCTAAGTCGTAACTATATACAAAAAAACAATAAAAATAAACATAATTTGATAATAGAAATGGGTTGTTATGGAATAGGAATTACTCGTATTATTTCTGTAATTATCGAGCAAAATCATGACAAAAACGGCATTTTATGGCCAGATATAATCGCACCATTTAAATTAGCCATTATACCAATTAATATGTACCGTTCTATTAATGTAAGAATCATTACAGAAAAAATTTATAAACAACTTATATCTATCATAGGAACAGATATATTAATTGATGATCGTAAAGAATATCCAGGGACGATGTTTACTGACATAGATTTAATCGGAATACCACATGTTCTTATTATTAGTGATCGTAACTTAGCTAACCAAGAGGTAGAATACAAATATCGTAAAACAAATGAAATAAAGAAAATTAAACTGGAAATATTAGTACAATATTTAACTGAAAAAATTATTACCTCGTGA
- the tilS gene encoding tRNA lysidine(34) synthetase TilS, translating into MIAINASLENWDLYDKVTHCLAGYRKLLLSYSGGLDSTVLLDILTILRNRGSKSISSPLILRAIYVHHGLSSHAKIWADHCLEQCKTRDIPFSVIHINCYDAENKRCNIESLARNLRYKQLYNHLYSDEVLLTAHHMDDQVESVFLALKRGSGPAGLSGITKNILHADKYRLLRPLLGCSRKQLEIYAHKKKLTWIEDDTNMNIRFDRNFLRIKILPSIYRRWPCFNRVVARTAQLCRDQEELLDELLSESLRKLIDTSDGSLLFRPILQYSIPKRQALLRRWLRNFSMKIPSYQIINRIWQEVVLSRKDATPMLQLDQYLCRRFRQKLYILPINMRSSLNRIKLSWNKINSVIILPHNLGALMCQPLDIDICSSKSILDVDLDINLALNGSPNFFKKSIKVLTCCYIRPPNSDEKISIIFGHVDGLLYILGRNHGRYLKKIWQELGVPPWLRSRIPLLFYNKTLITAIGVFITHSGKIKNKERVLWKISWLQDILLYKIFKNSVRYHLE; encoded by the coding sequence ATGATTGCAATTAATGCATCGTTGGAAAATTGGGATTTATATGATAAAGTAACGCATTGTCTTGCTGGATATAGAAAATTACTATTATCTTACAGTGGCGGACTGGATTCTACTGTGCTTTTGGATATATTAACAATTTTGAGAAACAGAGGTAGCAAGTCAATATCGTCTCCGTTAATTTTACGTGCAATTTATGTACATCATGGTCTCAGTAGTCATGCTAAGATATGGGCTGATCATTGCTTGGAGCAATGTAAAACACGAGATATACCTTTTTCGGTAATCCATATTAATTGTTATGATGCAGAAAATAAAAGATGCAATATAGAATCATTAGCACGAAATCTTCGTTATAAGCAATTATATAATCATTTATATTCGGATGAAGTACTTTTAACCGCACATCATATGGATGATCAAGTAGAAAGTGTATTTCTCGCTTTGAAAAGAGGAAGCGGACCAGCTGGACTCTCTGGGATAACTAAAAATATATTGCATGCTGATAAATATAGGTTGTTAAGGCCTTTATTAGGTTGTTCTCGTAAACAGTTAGAAATATATGCTCATAAAAAAAAACTTACTTGGATTGAAGATGATACGAATATGAATATTCGTTTTGATCGTAATTTTTTACGTATAAAAATTTTACCATCAATATATCGACGCTGGCCTTGTTTTAATCGCGTCGTTGCACGTACTGCGCAGTTATGCAGAGATCAAGAGGAGTTGTTAGATGAGTTGTTGTCAGAATCTTTGCGAAAATTAATTGATACATCAGATGGTTCTTTGTTATTCAGACCAATACTGCAATACAGTATACCAAAACGACAAGCTTTGTTACGTCGTTGGTTAAGAAATTTTTCTATGAAAATACCTTCCTATCAGATTATAAATCGCATTTGGCAGGAAGTAGTATTAAGTCGAAAAGATGCTACTCCAATGTTACAATTAGATCAATACTTATGTCGTCGTTTCCGTCAAAAATTGTATATTTTACCTATAAACATGCGATCTTCTTTAAATAGGATTAAATTATCTTGGAACAAAATAAACAGTGTAATTATATTGCCACATAATTTGGGCGCTTTAATGTGTCAACCATTAGATATTGATATATGCTCATCTAAAAGTATATTAGATGTAGATTTAGACATAAATTTAGCATTAAATGGTTCTCCTAATTTCTTTAAAAAATCTATTAAGGTTTTAACATGTTGTTACATTCGACCTCCCAATTCTGATGAAAAAATATCAATTATCTTTGGGCATGTAGATGGATTATTATACATTTTAGGTAGAAATCACGGTCGATATTTAAAAAAAATTTGGCAGGAATTAGGTGTACCTCCATGGTTAAGAAGTCGTATTCCTTTACTTTTTTATAATAAAACTTTAATCACTGCTATAGGAGTATTTATTACTCACAGTGGTAAGATTAAAAATAAAGAGCGTGTATTATGGAAAATATCTTGGTTACAAGATATTTTATTATATAAAATTTTTAAAAATAGTGTTCGTTACCACTTAGAATGA